From one Hirundo rustica isolate bHirRus1 chromosome 8, bHirRus1.pri.v3, whole genome shotgun sequence genomic stretch:
- the SLK gene encoding STE20-like serine/threonine-protein kinase isoform X2: MSFFNFRKIFKLGGEKKKKQYEHVKRDLNPEEFWEIIGELGDGAFGKVFKAQNKETKVLAAAKVIDTKSEEELEDYMVEIDILASCDHPNIVKLLDAFYYENNLWILIEFCAGGAVDAVMLELERPLTEPQIKVVCRQTLEALNYLHENKIIHRDLKAGNILFTLDGDIKLADFGVSAKNTRTIQRRDSFIGTPYWMAPEVVMCETSKDRPYDYKADIWSLGITLIEMAQIEPPHHELNPMRVLLKIAKSDPPTLAQPSKWSSDFKDFLKKCLEKNVDARWSATQLLQHPFVTVTSNKPIRELIAEAKAEVTEEVEDGKDEDEEEETENSLLPAEKRASSDLSIASSEEDKLSQNASALESLSEKTESNAIEDKATGDESEDIKFRKTADNIHDTPISDVKVQNGSLPTGEDEQGKMAPAEKSTESLEKMHEDTEPQKGGKELDVEIKNELNFKIEEENSLADEQTEDDKLEVVPVTEGRVENEEGISKETGEKEEKEKRMDLLDGEEEKVPAENRNTEQKEDEGEAQKEAVIDTTAETLPNATVKVSDAEKELIKHGIDNVKEIGAIAETPISDGDKIPELEDKPVESQAKQVHEIISSEETLSESQDKVIEEDKKQAESENEGISNRNSTAETKIKDSGTDIVDQKALQNEPEDIPDKLVDKLTGMDQNSGERRPENMQENNIQIDKEHPAVTSDEIMKNAVSEQTDDSEVTPVPSISISTEENEKVKTDNQGNTETLQQLESENLKENDADSGTGSTADNSSIDLNLSISSFLSKNKETGSISLQETRRQKKTLKKTRKFVVDGVEVSVTTSKIVTENDSKSEEMRFLRRQELRELRLLQKEEQRAQQQLSNKLLQQREQMYRRFEQEMTSKKRQYDQEIENLEKQQKQTIERLEQEHTNRLRDEAKRIKAEQEKELSKFQNVLKNKKKEVLCEVEKAPKELRKELMKRKKEELAQSQHAQGVAQVMIQSFQLSSCTLFNAQMQDEQEFVQKQQQELDASLKKIIQQQKTELATIERDCLNNKQQLMRAREAAFWELEERHLQEKHQLLKQQLKDQYFMQRHQLLKRHEKETEQMQRYNQRLIEELKNKQTQERARLPKIQRSEAKTRMAMFKKSLRINSFASPDQDREKIKQFAVQEEKRQKNERLAQHQKHENQMRDLQLQCEANIRELHQLQNEKCHLLVEHETQKLKELDEEHSQELKEWREKLRPRKKMLEEEFARKLQEQEVFFKMTGESECLNPSTQSRISKFYPIPSLHSTGS; encoded by the exons GCTCAGAACAAAGAAACGAAAGTTCTGGCTGCTGCAAAGGTGATAGATACTAAATCAGAAGAAGAACTTGAAGATTACATGGTGGAGATTGACATTTTGGCATCCTGTGATCATCCTAATATTGTCAAGCTCCTAGATGCTTTCTACTATGAAAACAATCTGTGG ATCCTGATTGAATTTTGTGCAGGAGGAGCAGTAGATGCAGTAATGCTGG AGCTTGAAAGGCCGTTGACAGAGCCACAGATCAAAGTGGTGTGCAGGCAGACACTGGAAGCTCTGAACTACTTGCATGAGAATAAGATCATCCACAGAGATCTAAAAGCTGGCAATATTCTTTTCACATTAGATGGAGACATTAAACTAG CGGATTTTGGAGTGTCAGCTAAAAACACCAGAACAATACAAAGAAGAGACTCCTTTATTGGTACACCATATTG GATGGCTCCAGAAGTGGTAATGTGTGAGACCTCTAAAGACAGGCCGTACGATTACAAGGCTGATATCTGGTCCCTCGGCATTACTTTAATAGAAATGGCTCAAATAGAGCCACCCCACCACGAGCTGAATCCCATGCGAGTGCTGCTGAAAATCGCAAAATCCGATCCGCCCACGCTGGCCCAGCCTTCAAAATG GTCATCagattttaaagattttctgaagaaatgtttggaaaaGAATGTAGATGCAAGGTGGAGTGCAACTCAGCTTCTACAG cATCCATTTGTTACTGTTACTTCAAATAAACCAATAAGAGAATTGATTGCAGAAGCTAAGGCTGAAGTTACAGAAGAAGTTGAAGATGGTAAAGATgaggatgaagaagaagaaacagaaaattctctg TTACCTGCAGAAAAACGTGCATCCTCCGATCTCAGTATTGCCAGCTCTGAAGAGGATAAACTTTCACAGAATGCTTCTGCCCTGGAATCTCTctctgagaaaacagaaagcaatgCCATTGAGGACAAAGCAACTGGAGATGAATCTGAGGACATTAAATTTAGGAAAACAGCTGATAACATACATGATACTCCCATTAGTGATGTGAAAGTGCAGAACGGTTCTTTGCCAACTGGTGAAGATGAGCAAGGCAAAATGGCGCCAGCAGAAAAGAGTACAGAGAGCCTGGAAAAAATGCATGAGGATACAGAACCCCAGAAAGGAGGTAAAGAACTTGATGTGGAAATAAAGAATGAACTTAACTTCAAAATAGAGGAAGAAAATTCCTTGGCAGATGAACAGACAGAAGATGACAAACTGGAAGTAGTACCTGTAACTGAAGGTAGGGTAGAAAATGAAGAAGGCATTTCTAAGGAAACTggtgaaaaagaagagaaggagaagagaatgGATCTCTTGGATGGTGAGGAAGAAAAGGTccctgcagaaaacagaaatacagagcAAAAGGAAGATGAAGGTGAAGCTCAGAAAGAGGCAGTAATAGATACCACTGCAGAAACTCTGCCTAATGCTACAGTTAAAGTGTCTGATGCAGAAAAGGAGCTAATAAAGCATGGAATTGACAACGTTAAGGAGATAGGTGCTATTGCTGAAACACCCATCAGTGATGGGGATAAAATACCTGAGCTGGAGGATAAGCCAGTGGAAAGTCAGGCTAAGCAGGTGCATGAGATTATCAGCTCTGAAGAAACTCTATCAGAAAGCCAAGATAAAGTGATCGAAGAAGACAAGAAACAGGCAGAAAGTGAAAATGAGGGTATCAGTAATAGAAACAGCACAGCGGAGACAAAGATCAAAGATTCTGGAACAGATATTGTAGACCAGAAGGCATTACAGAACGAACCTGAGGATATTCCTGATAAACTGGTGGATAAACTGACTGGTATGGACCAAAATTCAGGAGAGCGCCGACCCGAGAATATGCAAGAAAACAACATCCAGATAGACAAAGAACATCCGGCAGTTACCTCTGATGAAATAATGAAGAATGCTGTCAGTGAACAAACTGATGACTCTGAAGTCACTCCAGTCCCCAGTATTAGTATTAGcactgaagaaaatgagaaggtCAAAACAGATAACCAAGGCAATACTGAGACTTTACAGCAACTGGAATCGGagaatttgaaggaaaatgatGCGGATTCAGGCACCGGTTCTACAGCTGATAACAGCAGCATTGATTTGAACTTGTCCATTTCTAGTTTCCTTAGTAAAAACAAAGAGACAGGATCAATATCTTTACAG GAAACtagaaggcagaagaaaacGTTAAAGAAAACTCGAAAGTTTGTCGTTGATGGAGTAGAAGTGAGTGTAACCACATCAAAAATAGTTACTGAAAATGATTCAAAGAGTGAAGAAATGCGATTTCTACG ACGTCAAGAGCTCAGAGAGCTGAGACTTCTTCagaaagaggagcagagagcccAACAGCAGCTCAGCAATAAGCTTCTGCAGCAGCGAGAGCAGATGTACAGACGTTTTGAACAGGAAATGACA AGTAAAAAGCGACAGTATGATCAAGAGATAGAGaacctggaaaagcagcagaagcagacgATCGAgcgcctggagcaggagcacacGAATCGCTTACGGGATGAAGCAAAACGCATCAAGGCCGAGCAGGAGAAGGAGTTGTCCAAATTCCAGAAtgtgctgaaaaacaaaaaaaaagag GTTTTATGTGAAGTGGAGAAAGCACCAAAAGAGCTGAGAAAAGAGCTCATGAAACGCAAGAAAGAGGAGCTTGCACAAAGCCAGCATGCTCAG GGTGTTGCTCAGGTTATGATTCAGTCTTTTCAGTTGTCTTCATGTACACTTTTCAACGCACAAATGCAGGAT GAGCAGGAGTTTGTGCAGAAGCAGCAACAGGAGCTGGATGCatctctgaagaaaataattcagcagCAGAAGACGGAACTGGCCACTATTGAACGAGATTGCCTCAACAACAAACAGCAGCTCATGAGAG ctcGTGAAGCTGCAttctgggagctggaggagcgGCACCTACAGGAGAAACACCAGCTCCTCAAGCAGCAGCTCAAGGATCAGTACTTCATGCAGAGGCACCAGCTGCTTAAGAGGCATGAAAAA GAAACAGAACAAATGCAGAGGTATAATCAACGCCTTATAGAGGAgttaaagaacaaacaaactCAGGAAAGAGCCAGACTGCCTAAAATCCAGCGAAGTGAAGCAAAGACTCGGATGGCCATGTTTAAGAAGAGTTTGAGAATCAATTCATTTGCCTCTCCAGACCAAGATCGTGAAAAAATTAAGCAG tttgctgttcaagaagaaaagaggcagaagaaTGAGAGATTGGCACAGCATCAGAAACACGAAAACCAAATGCGGGACCTTCAGTTGCAGTGTGAAGCAAACATCAGGGAACTGCATCAGTTACAG aatgaaaaatgcCATCTACTGGTTGAGCATGAGACTCAGAAGCTAAAAGAGCTGGATGAAGAGCACAGCCAAGAACTGAAGGAATGGAGAGAGAAATTGAGACCAAGAAAAAAG ATGTTGGAAGAAGAATTTGCCAGAAAACTGCAGGAACAggaagttttctttaaaatgactGGAGAATCCGAATGCCTTAATCCTTCAACACAAAGCCGGATTTCCAAATTCTACCCAATCCCCAGCCTTCACTCCACTGGCTCGTAA
- the SLK gene encoding STE20-like serine/threonine-protein kinase isoform X1, whose protein sequence is MSFFNFRKIFKLGGEKKKKQYEHVKRDLNPEEFWEIIGELGDGAFGKVFKAQNKETKVLAAAKVIDTKSEEELEDYMVEIDILASCDHPNIVKLLDAFYYENNLWILIEFCAGGAVDAVMLELERPLTEPQIKVVCRQTLEALNYLHENKIIHRDLKAGNILFTLDGDIKLADFGVSAKNTRTIQRRDSFIGTPYWMAPEVVMCETSKDRPYDYKADIWSLGITLIEMAQIEPPHHELNPMRVLLKIAKSDPPTLAQPSKWSSDFKDFLKKCLEKNVDARWSATQLLQHPFVTVTSNKPIRELIAEAKAEVTEEVEDGKDEDEEEETENSLQLPAEKRASSDLSIASSEEDKLSQNASALESLSEKTESNAIEDKATGDESEDIKFRKTADNIHDTPISDVKVQNGSLPTGEDEQGKMAPAEKSTESLEKMHEDTEPQKGGKELDVEIKNELNFKIEEENSLADEQTEDDKLEVVPVTEGRVENEEGISKETGEKEEKEKRMDLLDGEEEKVPAENRNTEQKEDEGEAQKEAVIDTTAETLPNATVKVSDAEKELIKHGIDNVKEIGAIAETPISDGDKIPELEDKPVESQAKQVHEIISSEETLSESQDKVIEEDKKQAESENEGISNRNSTAETKIKDSGTDIVDQKALQNEPEDIPDKLVDKLTGMDQNSGERRPENMQENNIQIDKEHPAVTSDEIMKNAVSEQTDDSEVTPVPSISISTEENEKVKTDNQGNTETLQQLESENLKENDADSGTGSTADNSSIDLNLSISSFLSKNKETGSISLQETRRQKKTLKKTRKFVVDGVEVSVTTSKIVTENDSKSEEMRFLRRQELRELRLLQKEEQRAQQQLSNKLLQQREQMYRRFEQEMTSKKRQYDQEIENLEKQQKQTIERLEQEHTNRLRDEAKRIKAEQEKELSKFQNVLKNKKKEVLCEVEKAPKELRKELMKRKKEELAQSQHAQGVAQVMIQSFQLSSCTLFNAQMQDEQEFVQKQQQELDASLKKIIQQQKTELATIERDCLNNKQQLMRAREAAFWELEERHLQEKHQLLKQQLKDQYFMQRHQLLKRHEKETEQMQRYNQRLIEELKNKQTQERARLPKIQRSEAKTRMAMFKKSLRINSFASPDQDREKIKQFAVQEEKRQKNERLAQHQKHENQMRDLQLQCEANIRELHQLQNEKCHLLVEHETQKLKELDEEHSQELKEWREKLRPRKKMLEEEFARKLQEQEVFFKMTGESECLNPSTQSRISKFYPIPSLHSTGS, encoded by the exons GCTCAGAACAAAGAAACGAAAGTTCTGGCTGCTGCAAAGGTGATAGATACTAAATCAGAAGAAGAACTTGAAGATTACATGGTGGAGATTGACATTTTGGCATCCTGTGATCATCCTAATATTGTCAAGCTCCTAGATGCTTTCTACTATGAAAACAATCTGTGG ATCCTGATTGAATTTTGTGCAGGAGGAGCAGTAGATGCAGTAATGCTGG AGCTTGAAAGGCCGTTGACAGAGCCACAGATCAAAGTGGTGTGCAGGCAGACACTGGAAGCTCTGAACTACTTGCATGAGAATAAGATCATCCACAGAGATCTAAAAGCTGGCAATATTCTTTTCACATTAGATGGAGACATTAAACTAG CGGATTTTGGAGTGTCAGCTAAAAACACCAGAACAATACAAAGAAGAGACTCCTTTATTGGTACACCATATTG GATGGCTCCAGAAGTGGTAATGTGTGAGACCTCTAAAGACAGGCCGTACGATTACAAGGCTGATATCTGGTCCCTCGGCATTACTTTAATAGAAATGGCTCAAATAGAGCCACCCCACCACGAGCTGAATCCCATGCGAGTGCTGCTGAAAATCGCAAAATCCGATCCGCCCACGCTGGCCCAGCCTTCAAAATG GTCATCagattttaaagattttctgaagaaatgtttggaaaaGAATGTAGATGCAAGGTGGAGTGCAACTCAGCTTCTACAG cATCCATTTGTTACTGTTACTTCAAATAAACCAATAAGAGAATTGATTGCAGAAGCTAAGGCTGAAGTTACAGAAGAAGTTGAAGATGGTAAAGATgaggatgaagaagaagaaacagaaaattctctg cAGTTACCTGCAGAAAAACGTGCATCCTCCGATCTCAGTATTGCCAGCTCTGAAGAGGATAAACTTTCACAGAATGCTTCTGCCCTGGAATCTCTctctgagaaaacagaaagcaatgCCATTGAGGACAAAGCAACTGGAGATGAATCTGAGGACATTAAATTTAGGAAAACAGCTGATAACATACATGATACTCCCATTAGTGATGTGAAAGTGCAGAACGGTTCTTTGCCAACTGGTGAAGATGAGCAAGGCAAAATGGCGCCAGCAGAAAAGAGTACAGAGAGCCTGGAAAAAATGCATGAGGATACAGAACCCCAGAAAGGAGGTAAAGAACTTGATGTGGAAATAAAGAATGAACTTAACTTCAAAATAGAGGAAGAAAATTCCTTGGCAGATGAACAGACAGAAGATGACAAACTGGAAGTAGTACCTGTAACTGAAGGTAGGGTAGAAAATGAAGAAGGCATTTCTAAGGAAACTggtgaaaaagaagagaaggagaagagaatgGATCTCTTGGATGGTGAGGAAGAAAAGGTccctgcagaaaacagaaatacagagcAAAAGGAAGATGAAGGTGAAGCTCAGAAAGAGGCAGTAATAGATACCACTGCAGAAACTCTGCCTAATGCTACAGTTAAAGTGTCTGATGCAGAAAAGGAGCTAATAAAGCATGGAATTGACAACGTTAAGGAGATAGGTGCTATTGCTGAAACACCCATCAGTGATGGGGATAAAATACCTGAGCTGGAGGATAAGCCAGTGGAAAGTCAGGCTAAGCAGGTGCATGAGATTATCAGCTCTGAAGAAACTCTATCAGAAAGCCAAGATAAAGTGATCGAAGAAGACAAGAAACAGGCAGAAAGTGAAAATGAGGGTATCAGTAATAGAAACAGCACAGCGGAGACAAAGATCAAAGATTCTGGAACAGATATTGTAGACCAGAAGGCATTACAGAACGAACCTGAGGATATTCCTGATAAACTGGTGGATAAACTGACTGGTATGGACCAAAATTCAGGAGAGCGCCGACCCGAGAATATGCAAGAAAACAACATCCAGATAGACAAAGAACATCCGGCAGTTACCTCTGATGAAATAATGAAGAATGCTGTCAGTGAACAAACTGATGACTCTGAAGTCACTCCAGTCCCCAGTATTAGTATTAGcactgaagaaaatgagaaggtCAAAACAGATAACCAAGGCAATACTGAGACTTTACAGCAACTGGAATCGGagaatttgaaggaaaatgatGCGGATTCAGGCACCGGTTCTACAGCTGATAACAGCAGCATTGATTTGAACTTGTCCATTTCTAGTTTCCTTAGTAAAAACAAAGAGACAGGATCAATATCTTTACAG GAAACtagaaggcagaagaaaacGTTAAAGAAAACTCGAAAGTTTGTCGTTGATGGAGTAGAAGTGAGTGTAACCACATCAAAAATAGTTACTGAAAATGATTCAAAGAGTGAAGAAATGCGATTTCTACG ACGTCAAGAGCTCAGAGAGCTGAGACTTCTTCagaaagaggagcagagagcccAACAGCAGCTCAGCAATAAGCTTCTGCAGCAGCGAGAGCAGATGTACAGACGTTTTGAACAGGAAATGACA AGTAAAAAGCGACAGTATGATCAAGAGATAGAGaacctggaaaagcagcagaagcagacgATCGAgcgcctggagcaggagcacacGAATCGCTTACGGGATGAAGCAAAACGCATCAAGGCCGAGCAGGAGAAGGAGTTGTCCAAATTCCAGAAtgtgctgaaaaacaaaaaaaaagag GTTTTATGTGAAGTGGAGAAAGCACCAAAAGAGCTGAGAAAAGAGCTCATGAAACGCAAGAAAGAGGAGCTTGCACAAAGCCAGCATGCTCAG GGTGTTGCTCAGGTTATGATTCAGTCTTTTCAGTTGTCTTCATGTACACTTTTCAACGCACAAATGCAGGAT GAGCAGGAGTTTGTGCAGAAGCAGCAACAGGAGCTGGATGCatctctgaagaaaataattcagcagCAGAAGACGGAACTGGCCACTATTGAACGAGATTGCCTCAACAACAAACAGCAGCTCATGAGAG ctcGTGAAGCTGCAttctgggagctggaggagcgGCACCTACAGGAGAAACACCAGCTCCTCAAGCAGCAGCTCAAGGATCAGTACTTCATGCAGAGGCACCAGCTGCTTAAGAGGCATGAAAAA GAAACAGAACAAATGCAGAGGTATAATCAACGCCTTATAGAGGAgttaaagaacaaacaaactCAGGAAAGAGCCAGACTGCCTAAAATCCAGCGAAGTGAAGCAAAGACTCGGATGGCCATGTTTAAGAAGAGTTTGAGAATCAATTCATTTGCCTCTCCAGACCAAGATCGTGAAAAAATTAAGCAG tttgctgttcaagaagaaaagaggcagaagaaTGAGAGATTGGCACAGCATCAGAAACACGAAAACCAAATGCGGGACCTTCAGTTGCAGTGTGAAGCAAACATCAGGGAACTGCATCAGTTACAG aatgaaaaatgcCATCTACTGGTTGAGCATGAGACTCAGAAGCTAAAAGAGCTGGATGAAGAGCACAGCCAAGAACTGAAGGAATGGAGAGAGAAATTGAGACCAAGAAAAAAG ATGTTGGAAGAAGAATTTGCCAGAAAACTGCAGGAACAggaagttttctttaaaatgactGGAGAATCCGAATGCCTTAATCCTTCAACACAAAGCCGGATTTCCAAATTCTACCCAATCCCCAGCCTTCACTCCACTGGCTCGTAA
- the SLK gene encoding STE20-like serine/threonine-protein kinase isoform X3: MSFFNFRKIFKLGGEKKKKQYEHVKRDLNPEEFWEIIGELGDGAFGKVFKAQNKETKVLAAAKVIDTKSEEELEDYMVEIDILASCDHPNIVKLLDAFYYENNLWILIEFCAGGAVDAVMLELERPLTEPQIKVVCRQTLEALNYLHENKIIHRDLKAGNILFTLDGDIKLADFGVSAKNTRTIQRRDSFIGTPYWMAPEVVMCETSKDRPYDYKADIWSLGITLIEMAQIEPPHHELNPMRVLLKIAKSDPPTLAQPSKWSSDFKDFLKKCLEKNVDARWSATQLLQHPFVTVTSNKPIRELIAEAKAEVTEEVEDGKDEDEEEETENSLQLPAEKRASSDLSIASSEEDKLSQNASALESLSEKTESNAIEDKATGDESEDIKFRKTADNIHDTPISDVKVQNGSLPTGEDEQGKMAPAEKSTESLEKMHEDTEPQKGGKELDVEIKNELNFKIEEENSLADEQTEDDKLEVVPVTEGRVENEEGISKETGEKEEKEKRMDLLDGEEEKVPAENRNTEQKEDEGEAQKEAVIDTTAETLPNATVKVSDAEKELIKHGIDNVKEIGAIAETPISDGDKIPELEDKPVESQAKQVHEIISSEETLSESQDKVIEEDKKQAESENEGISNRNSTAETKIKDSGTDIVDQKALQNEPEDIPDKLVDKLTGMDQNSGERRPENMQENNIQIDKEHPAVTSDEIMKNAVSEQTDDSEVTPVPSISISTEENEKVKTDNQGNTETLQQLESENLKENDADSGTGSTADNSSIDLNLSISSFLSKNKETGSISLQETRRQKKTLKKTRKFVVDGVEVSVTTSKIVTENDSKSEEMRFLRRQELRELRLLQKEEQRAQQQLSNKLLQQREQMYRRFEQEMTSKKRQYDQEIENLEKQQKQTIERLEQEHTNRLRDEAKRIKAEQEKELSKFQNVLKNKKKEVLCEVEKAPKELRKELMKRKKEELAQSQHAQEQEFVQKQQQELDASLKKIIQQQKTELATIERDCLNNKQQLMRAREAAFWELEERHLQEKHQLLKQQLKDQYFMQRHQLLKRHEKETEQMQRYNQRLIEELKNKQTQERARLPKIQRSEAKTRMAMFKKSLRINSFASPDQDREKIKQFAVQEEKRQKNERLAQHQKHENQMRDLQLQCEANIRELHQLQNEKCHLLVEHETQKLKELDEEHSQELKEWREKLRPRKKMLEEEFARKLQEQEVFFKMTGESECLNPSTQSRISKFYPIPSLHSTGS; the protein is encoded by the exons GCTCAGAACAAAGAAACGAAAGTTCTGGCTGCTGCAAAGGTGATAGATACTAAATCAGAAGAAGAACTTGAAGATTACATGGTGGAGATTGACATTTTGGCATCCTGTGATCATCCTAATATTGTCAAGCTCCTAGATGCTTTCTACTATGAAAACAATCTGTGG ATCCTGATTGAATTTTGTGCAGGAGGAGCAGTAGATGCAGTAATGCTGG AGCTTGAAAGGCCGTTGACAGAGCCACAGATCAAAGTGGTGTGCAGGCAGACACTGGAAGCTCTGAACTACTTGCATGAGAATAAGATCATCCACAGAGATCTAAAAGCTGGCAATATTCTTTTCACATTAGATGGAGACATTAAACTAG CGGATTTTGGAGTGTCAGCTAAAAACACCAGAACAATACAAAGAAGAGACTCCTTTATTGGTACACCATATTG GATGGCTCCAGAAGTGGTAATGTGTGAGACCTCTAAAGACAGGCCGTACGATTACAAGGCTGATATCTGGTCCCTCGGCATTACTTTAATAGAAATGGCTCAAATAGAGCCACCCCACCACGAGCTGAATCCCATGCGAGTGCTGCTGAAAATCGCAAAATCCGATCCGCCCACGCTGGCCCAGCCTTCAAAATG GTCATCagattttaaagattttctgaagaaatgtttggaaaaGAATGTAGATGCAAGGTGGAGTGCAACTCAGCTTCTACAG cATCCATTTGTTACTGTTACTTCAAATAAACCAATAAGAGAATTGATTGCAGAAGCTAAGGCTGAAGTTACAGAAGAAGTTGAAGATGGTAAAGATgaggatgaagaagaagaaacagaaaattctctg cAGTTACCTGCAGAAAAACGTGCATCCTCCGATCTCAGTATTGCCAGCTCTGAAGAGGATAAACTTTCACAGAATGCTTCTGCCCTGGAATCTCTctctgagaaaacagaaagcaatgCCATTGAGGACAAAGCAACTGGAGATGAATCTGAGGACATTAAATTTAGGAAAACAGCTGATAACATACATGATACTCCCATTAGTGATGTGAAAGTGCAGAACGGTTCTTTGCCAACTGGTGAAGATGAGCAAGGCAAAATGGCGCCAGCAGAAAAGAGTACAGAGAGCCTGGAAAAAATGCATGAGGATACAGAACCCCAGAAAGGAGGTAAAGAACTTGATGTGGAAATAAAGAATGAACTTAACTTCAAAATAGAGGAAGAAAATTCCTTGGCAGATGAACAGACAGAAGATGACAAACTGGAAGTAGTACCTGTAACTGAAGGTAGGGTAGAAAATGAAGAAGGCATTTCTAAGGAAACTggtgaaaaagaagagaaggagaagagaatgGATCTCTTGGATGGTGAGGAAGAAAAGGTccctgcagaaaacagaaatacagagcAAAAGGAAGATGAAGGTGAAGCTCAGAAAGAGGCAGTAATAGATACCACTGCAGAAACTCTGCCTAATGCTACAGTTAAAGTGTCTGATGCAGAAAAGGAGCTAATAAAGCATGGAATTGACAACGTTAAGGAGATAGGTGCTATTGCTGAAACACCCATCAGTGATGGGGATAAAATACCTGAGCTGGAGGATAAGCCAGTGGAAAGTCAGGCTAAGCAGGTGCATGAGATTATCAGCTCTGAAGAAACTCTATCAGAAAGCCAAGATAAAGTGATCGAAGAAGACAAGAAACAGGCAGAAAGTGAAAATGAGGGTATCAGTAATAGAAACAGCACAGCGGAGACAAAGATCAAAGATTCTGGAACAGATATTGTAGACCAGAAGGCATTACAGAACGAACCTGAGGATATTCCTGATAAACTGGTGGATAAACTGACTGGTATGGACCAAAATTCAGGAGAGCGCCGACCCGAGAATATGCAAGAAAACAACATCCAGATAGACAAAGAACATCCGGCAGTTACCTCTGATGAAATAATGAAGAATGCTGTCAGTGAACAAACTGATGACTCTGAAGTCACTCCAGTCCCCAGTATTAGTATTAGcactgaagaaaatgagaaggtCAAAACAGATAACCAAGGCAATACTGAGACTTTACAGCAACTGGAATCGGagaatttgaaggaaaatgatGCGGATTCAGGCACCGGTTCTACAGCTGATAACAGCAGCATTGATTTGAACTTGTCCATTTCTAGTTTCCTTAGTAAAAACAAAGAGACAGGATCAATATCTTTACAG GAAACtagaaggcagaagaaaacGTTAAAGAAAACTCGAAAGTTTGTCGTTGATGGAGTAGAAGTGAGTGTAACCACATCAAAAATAGTTACTGAAAATGATTCAAAGAGTGAAGAAATGCGATTTCTACG ACGTCAAGAGCTCAGAGAGCTGAGACTTCTTCagaaagaggagcagagagcccAACAGCAGCTCAGCAATAAGCTTCTGCAGCAGCGAGAGCAGATGTACAGACGTTTTGAACAGGAAATGACA AGTAAAAAGCGACAGTATGATCAAGAGATAGAGaacctggaaaagcagcagaagcagacgATCGAgcgcctggagcaggagcacacGAATCGCTTACGGGATGAAGCAAAACGCATCAAGGCCGAGCAGGAGAAGGAGTTGTCCAAATTCCAGAAtgtgctgaaaaacaaaaaaaaagag GTTTTATGTGAAGTGGAGAAAGCACCAAAAGAGCTGAGAAAAGAGCTCATGAAACGCAAGAAAGAGGAGCTTGCACAAAGCCAGCATGCTCAG GAGCAGGAGTTTGTGCAGAAGCAGCAACAGGAGCTGGATGCatctctgaagaaaataattcagcagCAGAAGACGGAACTGGCCACTATTGAACGAGATTGCCTCAACAACAAACAGCAGCTCATGAGAG ctcGTGAAGCTGCAttctgggagctggaggagcgGCACCTACAGGAGAAACACCAGCTCCTCAAGCAGCAGCTCAAGGATCAGTACTTCATGCAGAGGCACCAGCTGCTTAAGAGGCATGAAAAA GAAACAGAACAAATGCAGAGGTATAATCAACGCCTTATAGAGGAgttaaagaacaaacaaactCAGGAAAGAGCCAGACTGCCTAAAATCCAGCGAAGTGAAGCAAAGACTCGGATGGCCATGTTTAAGAAGAGTTTGAGAATCAATTCATTTGCCTCTCCAGACCAAGATCGTGAAAAAATTAAGCAG tttgctgttcaagaagaaaagaggcagaagaaTGAGAGATTGGCACAGCATCAGAAACACGAAAACCAAATGCGGGACCTTCAGTTGCAGTGTGAAGCAAACATCAGGGAACTGCATCAGTTACAG aatgaaaaatgcCATCTACTGGTTGAGCATGAGACTCAGAAGCTAAAAGAGCTGGATGAAGAGCACAGCCAAGAACTGAAGGAATGGAGAGAGAAATTGAGACCAAGAAAAAAG ATGTTGGAAGAAGAATTTGCCAGAAAACTGCAGGAACAggaagttttctttaaaatgactGGAGAATCCGAATGCCTTAATCCTTCAACACAAAGCCGGATTTCCAAATTCTACCCAATCCCCAGCCTTCACTCCACTGGCTCGTAA